Proteins found in one Sorghum bicolor cultivar BTx623 chromosome 1, Sorghum_bicolor_NCBIv3, whole genome shotgun sequence genomic segment:
- the LOC8084154 gene encoding reticulon-like protein B8, with translation MSERSESATEKIMSSIMDTIADNLPKQKSGHFDPGSVSDKVKNKLFGRQKTLHGVLGGGKPADVLLWRNKKISSSVLALATAIWVFFEWLDYHFLTIVSFALVLGMVVQFIWSNFSNMLSGSPSQVPRVELPEELFVNIAIAIGAQVNKFMCFLQDVSCERNLKHFVVAIAGLWAAAVIGSWCNFLTVIYIGFVCVHTLPVLYEKYEDQVDDFLYNLLGLLRDQYQKLDQGVLSKIPKGNMKAKKNE, from the exons ATGTCGGAACGTTCTGAGAGTGCAACTGAAAAGATTATGAGCAGCATCATGGATACCATTGCTGACAACCTTCCTAAGCAGAAGTCTGGGCACTTTGACCCAGGTTCAGTCTCTGACAAAGTGAAGAACAAGCTGTTTGGTCGTCAGAAGACCTTACATGGAGTTCTGGGTGGTGGAAAAC CTGCTGATGTGCTGTTATGGAGGAACAAGAAGATATCATCGAGTGTTCTGGCTCTTGCAACAGCTATTTGGGTTTTCTTTGAGTGGCTTGACTACCACTTTCTGACAATTGTTTcgtttgcccttgttcttggaaTGGTTGTCCAGTTTATCTGGTCCAACTTCTCAAACATGCTAAGCGG ATCTCCTTCTCAGGTGCCCCGAGTTGAATTGCCTGAAGAGTTATTTGTGAACATTGCCATTGCAATCGGTGCCCAAGTAAACAAGTTCATGTGCTTCCTTCAGGATGTGTCTTGTGAAAGAAACTTGAAGCATTTTGTAGTG GCGATTGCCGGACTGTGGGCCGCTGCAGTGATTGGAAGTTGGTGCAATTTCCTGACAGTCATATATATTG GGTTTGTTTGTGTTCACACACTTCCTGTGCTCTATGAGAAGTATGAAGACCAAGTCGATGATTTCCTCTACAACCTTCTTGGTCTGCTGCGAGATCAGTATCAGAAGCTTGACCAAGGCGTCTTGAGCAAGATTCCGAAGGGGAACATGAAGGCTAAGAAGAACGAGTAG
- the LOC8083931 gene encoding probable ribose-5-phosphate isomerase 4, chloroplastic produces MEAMARPSVAPSLQPRPCPRPHRNSCPPSSMRRRVACSASAADADVVDLFDAAKLTVDKFVSSGMVVGLGSGPASALAIQYLGTRLRRGSLTGITAVTSSVLSANEADMAGIRASSYQEGTQIDFAFTDAEVIEEGTLAAVIGRRKTESGEPSFMVEKAMAKSADKLAFITGHDKYVTGIEGSIPVLVKSGNWIDTAEEIDDLFLGDAEVWRRPSFGTAGPLGGDHPLVTKEGHHVLDVIFTTPISDLGQVAEKLDKIDGVVDHGIICGNQSYAVIASKGEVQVLDEKSSVIQ; encoded by the exons ATGGAGGCCATGGCCAGGCCAAGTGTAGCTCCGTCGTTGCAGCCCCGCCCGTGCCCGAGGCCGCACCGGAACAGCTGCCCACCTTCCTCCATGCGACGGAGAGTTGCTTGCTCGGCCTCGGCGGCCGACGCCGACGTGGTCGACCTCTTCGACGCCGCTAAGCTCACT GTGGACAAGTTCGTGAGCAGCGGCATGGTGGTGGGGCTTGGCTCCGGCCCGGCGTCCGCCCTGGCGATCCAGTACCTTGGCACGCGCCTCCGCCGGGGATCTCTCACCggcatcaccgcagtgacctc GTCCGTGCTCAGTGCGAACGAGGCAGACATGGCAGGGATACGGGCTAGCAGCTATCAGGAAGGCACCCAG ATTGATTTTGCTTTCACTGATGCTGAAGTGATCGAAGAGGGCACCCTGGCTGCTGTCATCGGGCGGCGAAAGACGGAGAGCGGAGAGCCCTCTTTCATGGTGGAGAAG GCAATGGCTAAGTCAGCTGACAAGCTTGCCTTCATCACTGGGCACGACAAGTACGTGACGGGCATCGAGGGTTCTATCCCGGTCCTGGTTAAAAGT GGAAACTGGATAGACACCGCCGAAGAGATTGATGATTTGTTTCTAGGAGATGCAGAG GTTTGGAGGAGGCCATCGTTTGGAACTGCCGGGCCACTGGGGGGTGACCACCCATTGGTTACCAAGGAGGGCCATCACGTACTCGATGTTATCTTCACAACTCCAATCTCAGATCTTG GTCAGGTAGCAGAGAAGTTGGACAAAATTGATGGCGTTGTGGATCATGGGATCATTTGCGGCAACCA ATCATATGCTGTCATTGCATCCAAAGGGGAAGTTCAGGTCCTGGACGAGAAATCTTCAGTGATACAGTAG